The following are from one region of the Simiduia agarivorans SA1 = DSM 21679 genome:
- the ribF gene encoding bifunctional riboflavin kinase/FAD synthetase, translating into MSQASFIRGLHNLPASGRGGVLTIGSFDGVHRGHQAMLAQVKARAQALGVQAQAMTFEPQPYEYFSGEQAPARLMRLRDKVDALLSVGVDRVICLPFNARLRNMTANDFVEQVLVQGLGVRELIIGDDFRFGCDRAGDFAFLRAAGERLGFTVADTTTFTLGGERVSSTRIRQLLEAGDLKTAEALLGRPYCMTGKVVKGQQLGRTIGAPTANVHLHRYRSPLAGVFAVRASARGEQFTGVANVGVRPTVAEGAKPILEVHLFDTEKDLYGVQLAVQFCKKLRDEQKFESLDALRQQIQQDMAAGRAYFSE; encoded by the coding sequence ATGTCTCAAGCGTCATTCATTCGTGGTCTGCACAATCTGCCTGCCTCCGGGCGCGGCGGGGTATTGACCATTGGTTCCTTTGACGGTGTACATCGTGGGCATCAGGCCATGTTGGCGCAGGTGAAAGCCCGGGCGCAGGCGTTGGGCGTGCAGGCCCAGGCCATGACCTTTGAGCCGCAGCCCTACGAGTATTTTTCCGGTGAACAAGCACCGGCGCGCCTGATGCGCTTGCGCGACAAGGTTGACGCCTTGCTGTCGGTGGGCGTGGATCGCGTCATCTGCTTGCCGTTCAACGCCCGCTTGCGCAACATGACCGCCAACGATTTTGTTGAGCAGGTGTTGGTGCAAGGTTTGGGCGTACGCGAATTGATCATCGGTGACGATTTCCGCTTTGGTTGTGACCGCGCCGGTGATTTTGCGTTTTTGCGTGCGGCAGGTGAGCGGCTGGGCTTTACCGTAGCCGATACCACCACCTTCACGCTCGGTGGAGAAAGGGTCAGCAGTACCCGTATCCGTCAGCTGTTGGAAGCGGGGGATCTCAAAACGGCTGAGGCCCTGTTGGGGCGCCCTTACTGTATGACCGGTAAGGTTGTTAAAGGGCAGCAATTGGGACGCACCATTGGCGCACCCACGGCGAATGTCCACCTGCACCGTTACCGGTCGCCACTGGCCGGCGTATTTGCCGTGCGGGCCAGTGCCCGTGGCGAGCAGTTTACCGGTGTGGCCAATGTGGGCGTTCGACCCACCGTGGCCGAAGGTGCCAAGCCCATATTGGAAGTTCACCTGTTCGATACGGAAAAAGATTTATATGGCGTGCAGCTTGCCGTGCAATTTTGCAAGAAACTGCGGGATGAACAGAAATTCGAATCGCTCGACGCACTGCGCCAGCAAATCCAGCAGGATATGGCGGCAGGCCGGGCTTACTTTAGTGAATGA
- a CDS encoding DUF3144 domain-containing protein, with amino-acid sequence MAQTNDDAFWQLVEQFIERANDAPESLELTEVGGALMVAASRFNAYALAASSIDKASFKDDRDGLLKDYVNQFRSLLADDLEDYANHYKTLIGNTDEAGDA; translated from the coding sequence ATGGCACAAACAAATGATGACGCCTTCTGGCAGTTGGTAGAGCAGTTTATTGAGCGGGCCAATGATGCGCCCGAGTCGCTGGAGCTGACCGAGGTGGGGGGCGCGCTGATGGTGGCCGCTTCGCGCTTCAATGCGTATGCGCTCGCTGCAAGCAGTATCGATAAGGCATCGTTCAAGGATGACCGGGACGGGTTGCTGAAAGACTATGTGAACCAGTTCCGCAGCTTGTTGGCAGACGATCTGGAAGATTACGCCAATCACTACAAGACCCTGATCGGCAATACCGACGAGGCCGGTGATGCTTGA
- a CDS encoding DUF3301 domain-containing protein — protein sequence MLELTDLLWVFGVFWFGWYALQVARLKELTLQAANRHCEQHGVQLLDATVALRKLAVARDSAGWLRIRRIYAFEFTATGEDRNNGFISLLGPKVEAIELAPHRIH from the coding sequence ATGCTTGAGTTGACCGACCTGTTGTGGGTTTTCGGGGTGTTCTGGTTTGGCTGGTATGCCTTGCAGGTAGCGCGCCTTAAAGAACTGACGCTACAGGCTGCAAATCGCCACTGTGAGCAACACGGCGTGCAGCTGTTGGACGCCACGGTAGCACTGCGGAAATTGGCCGTGGCGCGCGACAGTGCCGGCTGGCTCAGAATCCGCCGGATCTATGCGTTTGAGTTCACTGCCACCGGTGAGGATCGCAATAATGGCTTCATCAGTCTCCTGGGCCCTAAGGTGGAGGCCATAGAGCTGGCCCCCCATCGCATCCACTGA
- the murJ gene encoding murein biosynthesis integral membrane protein MurJ, which translates to MSDISPPDKKPVGLLRASSVVSSMTFVSRILGLVRDVVFARFIGAEAGADAFFVAFKIPNFLRRLFAEGAFAQAFVPVLSEYRERGSHAAVRELINAVAGCLGSVLFLLTVLACLAAPVVAYLFAPGFAADEQKFGLVSDMIRITFPYLLLISLTGFAGAILNSYDRFAVPAITPVLLNVSLITAAVVISPQISEPVMALAWGVFVAGCVQLLFQLPFLARIHLLPVPSVNFSHPGVKRVLTLMVPALFGVSVSQINLLLDTVLASFLPTGSVSWLYYSDRLAELPLGVFGVAIATVILPSLSRQHTGADSERFSRTMNWSLHLIFLIALPSSLALLILAEPILATLFMYGKTTAADIAMSRLSLCAYALGLTAFMAIKVLAPGFYARQDMKTPVRIGIIAMVANMVMNLLFVVPLHSYWQVGHMGLALATAGSAFLNAGMLFSRLRRQNVWVSDGRWRRRFWQYGVANAGMVAVLALCLYWLPAWGDSLWWQRTLALALVCGLGLIAYVGLLVLAGLRMADLKHR; encoded by the coding sequence AAGAAGCCCGTAGGGCTGTTGCGCGCCAGCTCTGTGGTGTCCTCCATGACCTTTGTCTCCCGCATTCTCGGACTGGTGCGGGATGTGGTGTTTGCCCGCTTCATCGGCGCAGAGGCGGGTGCGGACGCGTTTTTTGTGGCCTTCAAAATCCCTAATTTTTTGCGGCGGCTGTTTGCTGAAGGCGCTTTCGCGCAGGCCTTTGTGCCGGTGCTGTCCGAATACCGGGAGCGGGGTTCGCACGCGGCGGTGCGCGAGCTGATCAATGCGGTGGCGGGCTGTCTGGGCTCGGTGCTGTTCCTGCTCACGGTGCTGGCGTGCCTGGCGGCGCCGGTGGTGGCCTATCTGTTTGCCCCCGGCTTCGCCGCCGATGAACAGAAGTTTGGCTTGGTGAGCGATATGATCCGTATCACCTTTCCCTACCTATTGTTGATTTCGCTCACCGGTTTTGCCGGTGCCATCCTCAACAGCTATGACCGGTTTGCTGTGCCCGCGATTACGCCGGTGTTGCTCAATGTCAGCCTGATTACGGCGGCAGTGGTGATCTCGCCACAAATCTCCGAGCCGGTGATGGCCCTGGCCTGGGGCGTTTTTGTCGCCGGTTGTGTACAGTTGTTGTTCCAGCTGCCGTTTCTGGCTCGTATCCATTTGCTGCCGGTGCCGTCGGTGAACTTCAGCCACCCCGGCGTCAAGCGGGTGCTCACGCTGATGGTGCCGGCCTTGTTTGGTGTGTCGGTCAGTCAGATCAATTTATTGCTCGACACCGTGCTGGCGTCATTCTTGCCCACGGGCTCGGTGTCCTGGCTGTATTACTCCGATCGCCTGGCGGAACTGCCGCTGGGTGTGTTTGGAGTCGCCATTGCCACGGTCATCCTGCCCAGCTTGTCACGTCAGCACACTGGCGCCGATAGTGAGCGCTTCAGCCGGACGATGAACTGGTCTTTGCACTTGATTTTCCTGATTGCGCTGCCCTCCAGTCTGGCGCTGCTGATTCTGGCAGAGCCCATTCTGGCTACTCTGTTCATGTACGGTAAAACTACGGCGGCGGATATTGCCATGTCGCGCCTGAGTTTGTGTGCCTATGCCCTTGGCTTGACCGCATTCATGGCCATCAAGGTGCTGGCGCCCGGGTTCTACGCCCGTCAGGATATGAAAACGCCGGTGCGCATTGGCATCATTGCCATGGTGGCCAATATGGTGATGAACCTGTTGTTCGTGGTGCCTTTGCACAGCTATTGGCAGGTGGGGCATATGGGGCTGGCGTTGGCCACGGCAGGGTCGGCCTTTCTCAATGCCGGCATGTTGTTCAGCCGGTTGCGCCGCCAGAATGTCTGGGTGAGCGATGGCCGGTGGCGTCGCCGGTTCTGGCAATACGGCGTCGCGAACGCTGGCATGGTGGCTGTGCTGGCCTTGTGTCTCTATTGGTTGCCCGCCTGGGGTGACAGTCTTTGGTGGCAGCGTACTTTGGCGCTTGCGCTGGTGTGTGGCCTGGGGTTGATCGCTTATGTGGGGTTGCTGGTTCTGGCTGGCTTGCGCATGGCGGATCTGAAACATCGATAA
- a CDS encoding FKBP-type peptidyl-prolyl cis-trans isomerase, with protein sequence MSDLKFESVEKQVSYGIGRQMGEQLMSNPFEGLAPDAVVAGLADMLAGKHSQVAEADLQKAFQEVSERMRAKQAEQAKAAAADGEAYLAENGKREGVVTLASGLQYEVINEGSGDKPSRESTVRTHYHGTLTDGTVFDSSYQRGEPAEFPVGGVIAGWTEALQLMPVGSKWRLHIPYQLAYGERGAGASIPPFAALVFDVELLDIIG encoded by the coding sequence ATGTCTGATTTGAAGTTTGAAAGTGTTGAAAAGCAGGTGAGCTACGGAATTGGCCGCCAGATGGGAGAGCAGTTGATGTCCAATCCGTTTGAAGGTCTGGCGCCTGACGCCGTGGTAGCCGGTCTGGCCGACATGTTGGCGGGCAAGCACAGCCAGGTTGCAGAAGCCGATCTGCAGAAAGCCTTCCAGGAAGTGAGTGAACGCATGCGCGCCAAACAGGCCGAGCAGGCCAAAGCAGCTGCTGCCGATGGCGAGGCGTACCTGGCAGAGAATGGCAAGCGCGAGGGGGTTGTGACACTGGCCTCCGGCCTGCAGTACGAAGTCATCAACGAAGGTAGTGGCGACAAGCCCAGCCGCGAATCCACCGTGCGTACCCATTACCACGGCACCCTGACCGACGGCACCGTTTTCGACAGTTCCTACCAGCGCGGCGAGCCTGCGGAATTCCCCGTAGGTGGCGTGATTGCCGGCTGGACCGAAGCCCTGCAATTGATGCCTGTGGGCTCCAAGTGGCGTTTGCATATTCCTTACCAGCTGGCCTACGGCGAACGTGGCGCGGGAGCCTCAATTCCGCCGTTCGCGGCCCTGGTGTTTGATGTCGAGCTGCTGGATATCATCGGCTGA